In one window of Candidatus Hinthialibacter antarcticus DNA:
- a CDS encoding tetratricopeptide repeat protein, with protein sequence MDRLQQLEEMLAQEPDDAFTRYALALELKKHGRINDALDQFEQVIGRHADYVPAYFMIGQLLAEEGRAEDAKQRLREGVAMAQRSGDSHAQGEMQEYLDSLD encoded by the coding sequence TTGGACCGCTTGCAACAATTAGAAGAAATGCTGGCGCAAGAGCCGGACGATGCCTTCACGCGCTATGCGCTTGCGTTGGAACTAAAAAAACACGGACGCATCAATGATGCGCTCGACCAGTTTGAGCAGGTCATCGGGCGCCATGCCGACTATGTCCCCGCCTACTTTATGATCGGTCAATTGTTGGCGGAAGAAGGCCGCGCCGAAGACGCTAAACAGCGCCTGCGCGAAGGCGTTGCGATGGCGCAGCGCAGCGGTGATTCACACGCCCAAGGCGAAATGCAAGAATATTTAGATTCACTCGACTAA